Genomic window (Granulicella arctica):
TCTCTTATGAACGAATGCTCGAACGGGTATCTTTAGCGCCAGAAGCGTTTCGATGGCACTACTGCCCGTAGCTCCCGTTGCTCCGGTAATCAGAATCTTTTGGTTTGACATGGGTTTCTCCGTTCAAAGAAGGCAAGGAGCAAGCGACGTCTCTTATCGCCCAGACCAACAATGCCTAAACGAACGGTAGCTGAAGTGTCGACGGCCGCTGGGTCGGATAGGCAACGTTTTAGGACATTCGAGTGTGCAGAGGCATAAACTGAGCCTGGAGCAAATCGAATGCACAAAGTCGGTTTTATTGTGTTTCCTGGATTTTCCCCCATCAACTTCGCCGCCACGAGCGTATTCGAAACCGCAAATTGGCAAATTGGGAAGCCGGAGTACCAACTCACTCTTCTCTCAGAAGATGGTGGTCCGATCGCTACGTCTCTGGGGTCGCAGATTCAGACGGTGTCGTTCAAACGCCGCGCGTTCGACACAATCATCGTTGCCGGCGGCATCGAACCCCCAATCGCTACGCAAGGCTTGGCGAAGTATCTTCAATCGGCTATCCATCGGAGTCAAAGGATAGCTTCCATCTGTACTGGGGCGCTGGTGCTGGCCGAAGCGGGATTACTCGATGGTCGGCGAGCTACTACTCATTGGAACGCTGCAAGAGAAATGAAGCGCCGCTATCCAAGGATCGCCATGGAAGAAGATCGCATCTTTATCGCCGATGGACCGCTATGGACATCCGCTGGCATGAGCGCGGGCCTCGATCTCGCCCTCGCGATGGTGGAGAAAGATCTTGGTGTGGAGATAGCTCGGGCGGTTGCGAGAACATTGGTTGTCTATCATCGGCGTGCAGGCGGGCAGTCTCAGTTTTCGACGCTGCTCGATCTCGACGCACAATCCGATCGCATACAAACTGCTCTGACGTATGCCAAAAAGAATCTTAGCTCGCCCTTGTCAGTGGTCGGCTTGGCGAAGGCGGCGTTTTTGAGTCCGCGGCAATTCAGTCGAGTATTCCGAGAGGAAACAGGCAGGTCTCCCGCCCAGGCAATCGAACAGCTGCGCGTCGAGTCTGCTCGCTTGATGATGGAAAACGGACGTTTCTCCGCTGAGGAGATCGCCAGGAAGAACGGCTTCGGAAATCGAGAGCGCATGCGTCGGTCATTCCAGCGGGCGTTTGGATATTCTCCGCAGGCAATCCAGCGCAACATAGCCGTCTCTATGCAATAGCGATACCGGCGATGCATCGCTTTACTACCATCAAAGCCTTGTACTCCATTTTGGCTTGCACGCCCGAGCAGATAGAGGGAAACGTGCTAGGGTCATCGAATTTTCATCTTTCCTGTGTTCGGCAGTCTGGACAGTGCCTGTCTTGTTGACGACAAATCTCTAGTGCCGTATCGGCAGTGCTCCGCAGCGAGAATGCGTCTCGCTCCGACGCTGTCGGTGCGGAGCACTGCGGATACGGTGATTTGTACTAAACCTTGAGGGGATTTGGCAGGACAATTGCTTTCAGGGGATTCAATGCGTTGCTATCTCGAACGGATCGGTCTTGACTGTTTCGGAAGCGTCCTGACTGCAGCGGTGATGGTATTCGATTCGCAATTGTCCTGCCAAATGGTAATACGCTTTTACCTACCCGCGAAGCGGGTTTAGTACAAATCGCCAATGCACTCATCGAGACGCATTATTCTCTTCAAGTCGGCTTGTCGTCACGAATAAACTCGGCTCATGGCCGTATGAGCCAAATGGCTCCGGTTCAGCACCTCTACCAGCACCCTCATCTATTCGTTATTCTTCGTAAATCACTGGGTCGCCAAGAATTACTTGCACGCCGAAACGAAGACCTCTGCCGAACCTCAGTAGAGTCCGCCACTCGGGGATTGCTTCCCATAGGCCGACTTATGAGGACTAACACCTCTTGAATATCTTTGGCACCGGCCCCGGCCTCCTTATGGGGCGATGGACTGGATAACCTCGAAGAGGTTCCCCCAGGGATCGGCAAAGAACGCGACTCGGAGACCCATTGCGGGTACGTCGTGTGGCTCGCTGGCGACGGTCACGCCGCGGCGTTTCAATTCGTTGATCACAGCGTCCACGCTATCGACACTGAAACCGGGGTGATGCCATCCAGACATGTTGTAGCTGTCATGCAGATCTTTATAAGCGGGGCGTTCCGCCGCGCCCGGGCCGGCCATCAATTCAAAATGGAAACCATCGTCGCCGGCTGGATAGAGAAAGCCGAAGCTGAGCCCGGCTACGGACACTGTTTGCTTCGACCGAAAGTCGAGCTTGTCGGCATACCAGGCAACCGCTTCGTCAAAATCTGGCACGCGAATGGCTGCATGGTTGATCTTCAGAGAAGCGAGGGGGCTGGAGGCAGGTGGCGTGCTGAGTGAGGTCATTGTCTTTCCTTGGGGAATACCCTTGTCACGAAATTACAGCGCCTTCGTTTTGAGCCAGGAACGCATGGCTTCGGTCACTTCCGCCTTGCGTTCGAGAGGCAGCCAGTGGCCAGAAGGCCGACTGGTAACGGTAAGGTCCTGACACGCGTTTCGCATCGGCTCACCGAAACGGTTGTGGGTGATATCGCAGAGGCCGTCGAAGTCTCCGTTGATAAACAGCACCGGCTGGCGCAACCTGCCGCCATTCGGCGCCTCGTGCGCGTACGCGATGTTAATGCTGTCGTTCAAGTACCAGGAGTTTCCAGGTCGGAATCCCGTGATACGAAAGGCTCCGACCAGAGTTTCAAAGTCAGCGGAGGGCCAGAGTGCGTCATCAGGCTGCACGGTTGGAGCACGATGTGCCGATCCGAACCAACCTCCATTGCGCGTAATCATCGCAGAGCGGTACACGTTGCCCACGGATTCAGGATTCCCGCTGCGGTATATCGCCGCGAGGCTCGCCGGGATGTCCGCATCGAAGTCCGTGACCGTCCGATCGAAGTGGGTCAGGTAGAAGCGATAGTAGTCCCATTGTCCGTACGGATATTGATCGGCGGGATATAGCTGGCGGTCTACGAGCGGCAGGAGATTGGATAGCGCGAAGGCTTCTGGTATGTAGGGAACGGAGATAAAGACAACGCCGCGGCTTCGCTCGGAGTGATGTGCGGCCAGCGCACCGACAACCGGACTTCCGAGGTCATGCCCTACCCAGATGGCCGGGTTTCCACCGAGATGGTCATGCAGTTCGACCATGTCTTCCACGATCTCTTTCAGGGCATAGGCGTCCGGGGTGACAGGCGCAGTCGAACCACCATAGCCGCGCATATCCGGCGCAATGCAATGCCAGCCTTCGGAGGCGAAGGCCTCCATCTGCGCGCGCCAGACCAGGCCAATCTCGGGCCAGCCGTGAAGCAAGATCAACAAAGGCCCATCGGCAGGTCCAGCCTGCCAATAGTGCGTAGTGTGGCGTCGCGAACTGAAGGTGGTGTCCGTGAGTGGGGAGGATGTTGCCATCGCGAGCTCCTTTATGCAGGGTTCACCGTGCGCAGGAAATTCACGAGCTCTTCGCTGACTTCGGCGGAGGCCTCGTGTTGTATCCAGTGGCCTACATTTTCGAGTTCTAGGTTTCCGACGAGTCCAGGAAGCCCGGCTCGCAGCTTTTCGGCAGGGGGATAAAGCGCCCCCAGGCCGTCGGCCTTTCCGGAGATGTAAAACGACGGCTGGGTGATCTTCGCGCCTTTCCATGCGGCGGACAGATCGAAATAGAACTCGGCGGCACGATAGTAGTTCAGCGCACCGTGAAAGCCTGTGCGTTGGAATTCCGTCACGTTGTGCGCAAGGTAATCAGGCCGTACCCATGAGGGCAATGGCCCGGGAGCGGGACGGTGAAGACTGCGTCGAGGGTCCAGAGGGTTCCATCGCATATCAGTCGGAGCTGAACCCGAGGCCCAATACAACATTCCCGGAATTGTCACTGCAGCATCGGCCCAGATCTGATCGGCTTCCGGTTTCATCTGTTCGAACATGTAGAAGTCGTCTTCGTGACCTGTTGTCCGCATTCGCTCGAAGACGCTAACATCACCACGCGGAAAGTAAGGCACGGCCAGGCAGAACACAGCTTTGAATCGGTCGGGACGCATCATGGCGGCGTTCCACGCATGGGTTGCGCCCCAGTCGTGGCCCACGATCACAGCACTGGGAATCTTCAGAGCATCGAGGAGCCCGACCATATCGCCTGCCGTGTGCAGCGGCGTATATACGGTTGGATCTGTGGGCGCTGAACTGCGTCCGTACCCGCGCATGTCAGGCGCAATTGCTCGATAACCTGAGGATGCAACAGCGTTCATCTGCCCGCGCCACGTATACGCGGTGTCTGGAAACCCGTGGCAGAAGAGCACGGCTGGACCGTCCCCTATCTCTGTCACGTGCAGGGAGATGCCATTCGAGGCGATCTGATATTCCTTGAGCTCCATCACTCCTCCGCGCAATGAACTCATCCTAGACATTTGCTTGAACTAAAGCAAATGTGAATCAAAATGCTTTTGACACAGCTACTGCTGATGCGATGATATGAGCTATGCCGCTAGACCACGTTGATCGAGTCGTCCAACAATGGAAAGCTGAACGACCTGAGTATGACCTTGCTCCGGTTGAAATCATCGGGCGAGCGGGACGCATCATGGAGCATGTTGATCGCGCTCTTGAAGCGAAGTTCGAAGAGTTTCAAATTTCAAGGGCCTCCTTCGATGTTCTGGCTGCACTTCGTCGAAACGGAAATCCCTACAAGATGACACAACGCGATCTGATGCGCGGTCTTTTCCGCACATCCGGAAGCATGAGTCTCAGAATAGATGCTCTTCAGAAGCAAGGACTGGTGAAGCGGTCCCCTGACAGTGAAGACCGTCGCTCCGTCTTCGTCACTTTAACTGCCAAGGGTGTGGCCCTTCTTGAAGATGCCATTCCTGCACATCTTGAGAACGAAAGCAGCTTGGTCGGCGGACTTAATCGCGCTGAGAGGGCTCAGCTTATTGCCCTGCTGCGCAAATGGTTGGTCAGCCTTGAAGAGGAGGTAGCTCACGGTCGTCAGCTTTACCTTGGCATGACTCTGCTCGATTCCCGTGCGTCGACGAAAATGCGGCGAGCTGTTGGCCTGCCCGATATGCCGGGCCTACTCGTCAACAAGATTGCAGCGGGCAGCCGGGCAGAAGAGCTTGGCTTCCGCAAAGGTGATCTCATCACTTCCATTGAGAGGCAAGCTGTTACCTCTCTCGTGGACCTTCGTAAAATACTGAATCGTTCCGAACCAAAGACGAAAAGAGTTCGAGTGGTTCGCGGAGTCGAAACGCTGGAATTCAAGCTTGCGAGTTCCTCGATATAGGAAGTTTGATAACGCCGATGATGTTCCGCCCCGTAGCGAATATCGCTTGGTGCCGATAAACGTTAGTACCCTATCAGGGCTGCCCCGCGCACAAAGTTGGACCTGCTGGGCAGCCTGTCGGGGCAGTTTTGATAGGGTCGTTTGAAGGAAGCCGCTGGCGTGGCGGATGCGGGTGAGTGGCTATGGGATTTGAATGGGCCATCCCGGATCGGACAGCGTCTTTTCCTGATCTCCGCTAAGCCTCGAAGGCGTGGGATGTTGCGACGCGACCGTGGCAAGGATCAGTTCGGTCGCTGAGTCGGCCCGGCTCTGAGACTGTTTCGATAGGAGTGAGCGCAAGGATGCGTTGCGTGCGTGAGCACGGCTTGGGGCGACCGGGTTGAGAGCGGGCTTGGTCATGGCGGTTCAGGAACTATCGAGCCGGGGCATGATCTGTGCGGTCCTCAGCGGCACAGCCAGAAGCTGAAGACTCGTGAAGCGTTCGATCACACGCATGGCCTCTGAGCAGAGCGGACACTTGATCTGAGCTGTGGGCGCAGGCTGTGTCGACGGGGCGGCGGCGTTGAGCAGCAAGCGGCAGCGTAGCAGTGAAGCAGATCGCTTACGGTTGGCGAAGAGGCCGAAGTGACGGATGCGGACCAGGCCCTTAGGCAAGACGTGAGTGAGGAAGCGTCGTAAGAACTCGTCGGTTGAGACGGTCATCACCTTTTGCTTGCTGGCCTGAGCGTAGTCCTTCCAGCGGAAGGAGACGCGATCGTCCTTGAAGCTGACGAGGCGATGGTTCGAGATCGCGACACGGTGGGTATAGCGGGCAAGGTAGTGGAGAACGTGTTCGGCTCCACCGAAGGGCGGCTTGGCGTAGACGACCCACTCCTTCGTAAAGAGCCGCCGCAGGAAGCGCTGGAAGTGGTCCGGCGATGCGAGCTCCTGGAGCGAGCCATGGAACTGGAGCTTGCCCTGGAGCAGAAGCTGCTTGAGTTGGGCGGTGAACTTGCCGCGGAAGACGCGGCTGAGAACCCGGACGGGCAGGAAGAAGCGTGAGGAGGCCGTGATCCATCGGGAGCCGTCGAGTGCGAGGCCACCGCCCGGCACCACGCAGTGGACATGGGGATGATGCTGGAGGTTCTGGCCCCAGGTATGGAGCACGCTGAGCAGACCGATATCGGCTCTGAGGTGCTTCGGGTCGCGTGCGACTTCGAGCAGCGTGGCGGCACTGGAGCGGAAGAGCAGGTCGTACAGGAGCTTCTTGTTCTGCAACACGAGTACGGACAGCTCATGCGGCAAGGTGAAGACGAGATGGAAGTAGGGCACGGGCAACAGCTCGGCCGAGCGCGCGGCCAGCCATCGGTCGCGAGCGTTCGACTGGCACTTGGGACAGTGCCGGTTGCGGCACGAGTTATAGGAGACGGCCTGGTGTCCGCAGCCGGAGCATCGATCGCGATGACCACCGAGCGCTGCCGTGCGGCAACGGACGATAGCGTCCATCACCTTGCGGTGCTGCGGGGCGAGATGCGATCCATGCCGAGCGACGAAGCTGCTGCCGGATATGCGGAGGATGTCGGCCACCTCAAGGGTGGGCCGGCTCATCGCTTCGCACGCCTCCTTGAAAGCCTGGCCTCGGCCGAAGTCGAGACCGTGAGCGCCTCGATGGGGCTGGGAACGGCTTGCAGATGCCGGCGCGACAGATGCAGATAGACCGTCGTGTCGGCTAGCTTGGCGTGTCCAAGCAGGACCTGGATGGTGCGGAGATCGGCGCCGGCCTCCAGCAGATGCGTTGCGTAACTGTGCCGAAGCGTGTGCGGCAAACACGCTTCGTGATGCCGGCCGCCTTCGCCGCGTTGGTCACGGCGATCCACGCGACCTTCGTGGTGACGGGCACGTCGGCCCGCCAGTTGTTCTCCATGCCCGGAAACAGGTAGGTCTGGGGCTTCATCCAGCGCCAGTACTCGCGCAGGATGGTCAGCAGCTTCGGGCTCAACGGAACATCGCGGTCGCGTCCACCCTTGCCCTCGTGAATGTGCAGCACCATGCGTTCGCTATCGATGTCGGCGACCTTGAGCCGGCACAGCTCGGCCCGGCGTACGCCGGTCGCATAGAGCGTCATCACCATCGCACGATGCATCAGGTTGCCGCTTGCGTCGATCAGCTGTGCGACCTCTTCCTGGCTGCGCACGGTCGGCAGACGCCTGGAGTGCTTCGGAAACGGGAGCGCATCGGGCAGGTAAGGCCGCCGCAGTGTCTTGACGAACAGGAAGCGCAGCGCCGCCGTCTGTCCCGCGATAGTCCGCGCCGAAAGCTTGCGGTCGCGAAACAGATGGACTTGGTACTCGCGGACGTGATCGGGTCCAAGCTGCTCGGGCGAACGATGGAAGTGCCGGGCAAACTCCTCGACCGCGTGAAGGTAAGACCGCACGGTGTTCGGAGAGTAGTTACGACGCTCGAGCTCATCGAGCATCAACTGGCGAAGATGGGTCACAGGAAAATCCTCCTTGTGACCCGAACCTAAATCCCGCCGCCAACTATCCCGCCACCAATGCAGCATCCGCCGCGCCAGCGGCTTAGTTCAAACGCCGATCGCGTCAGTTAGCTTGTTCAGCACCCATCGGCACCTTCGCGTTTTGAGAAAACCTCGGCATCCGCCGCCGTTTCTGACACTTGCACTTTTGAAGGTTACCGACCTCTGCCGAACCCCGGCAGAGGTCGTAGACAGGCACTTCCTGCTCCGATTTCGATTGACGAGAACAGGCCAAGTCGCTCCTTGAGCAGTTTGAAGCAAACCCTAGGAATAGATCGTTATTGTTCACGTGACTCCGACTGCTTGGTCCATCCTTCCAAAGCCTTTCTGGCCTCTTCGACGGCCTCGGGCTCCTCGTACATGAAGATTCGCCATTCCTCTTCATGTCTGGCAAAGACCAGTCCGCACTGGGCCATCATCTCGCAGATCAGATCGTAGATAGGCGCAAACACTTCGATGGAGTCCCAAGCAAATTCCCGTAGCCAGAGTTCATGCAGGATACGTTCAAGCCGGGTCAGTAGGTCTTTGACGGACGGTTTCTTTCGGAAGATCTCCTCGAGGTGCGGCGTGCGATCCTTCAGATTCCGTTCTATTCCGTGGACGTGGCCGAGCAGGTAACCGGCGCAGATAAAAACATCACCGAAGATTTGCTGAAGTTCGCGAAACACATCGCCGGCGCCGCGCCCTTCGCGATGTGCCTTGATCTGTTCCAATGCCGCTGCAGAGCTGTCTTCGATCGCCCGGCAGAGAATCCCTTCAAACTCCTCTACCGCTTCCGGGCGAAACATCGCCGAGGACCGGCACGCAGCATATTCGCTCCAGACATCCATCGCCTTCAAGAAGGTCTGGCGCAAACGGTTGCCGCACTCCAGCGGCTTTCCATAGCTGTCGGGAAACATCCGGTACAGATGGCTCTCGTGGTCCACATGCGCGGCTTCATGGGCGATGCAGCTCAGCGCCAACCGTTGCATTTCCGGCTCCGGAGAGAGCGTCGACAACGCCAGGCCGCGGCGCAACACGATATGGAAACGCAGGTCTCCCTCGCGGCGGACTGCTGCCGTCCGTGCCATCTCCATGACCTCCGGCTGGGGGTTCATCTCTAACGGCACTTGGCCTTGGGGAAGGTCTTGCAGCGCGCACGCAGCCGCCCGGCAATCCGAGGTGACGGTCACGCCGTCCAGCGCCTGCAACTCGATCCCGGAAAACGTGACGACGTAGAGTATTTCTTCAATGGCGATGGCGAGCGCGTCTTGTACCTCGGGTTCTTCAAAGCAGGAGAGATCGAGACTGCACCGGTCCGGCAGGGGCAGTTGCCCTCCACCTTTCGGCGCGAAGACCAGTTCGCGAATGGCGCTCATCGCGGATACCCCGCCGCTTTCGCACATGGAAATTCCATGAACACAAAGCCATGCCTCCATTGCTTACCCAAGGGCAATACAAATCCCGCCCCCGTGGAGACCGGCAAGAACCATTTCCGGGAAATATTATGCGGGATCAGCATAACTCCTCAATCGGAAGGGTGGGAAACGTCTGCGGTGCGCCCCCGCAAACAACCCTAGAACCCGTGATCGGGGAGTTGGAAAGCCGAACGAAGCACGGCTCCCGTGACCTTTAGCTTTAGGGGCCTGGACATACGTCACAGGCTCCCCGACCGCAAAGGCGTAGGGAATCTTCAGCACGCAAGGCGTGCTTACAGCTTCGTTTGGGGTTTCCACACCCCAGGACGGCGCGTCACCGTCCCGTAGTCCATCATCTGGGAAACAGCGAACTTAGGCAATATGCAGGAGCCAGACAGGCAAGCTCTTCGCATACGAACAACAAGTCAACACCAGCTTTCCTTGCCGCAATTAAGCCCACAACAGACCGAAGATCAGGGATGCGTTACCGGCGAAATCAGCCATGCAGCTTGTGAGGTCGGACTCCCGCGCTGCAAGGGCGCTTCAGACGCCAGACCATGCAGGCCACATTGCACCGTTAAGTCCGGGCGGCGCCACACCCCTCGCGGAAGTGCCGTGAAGCAAACCACGCCCCGTGTCGACGGAAGCGCAGAAAAGGGCCTGGGGTCTCATTGAGGAGCTGGCAAGTTTGCGGAAGTTGTTGCAGCACCCCATTGGTTTTCACTCCGGGTTTCAAAGGCCGCCCCCCAGTTTTGTGCCAGTTCACATCTGGATGTATCCCATGTCCGCTGACTCTGATGCGTAAAATTGAGATGCCATTCATCGATCTCAATGAAACCATCTCGCAACAATGAAACCGAGCAACTGTTCGAACGATATTCCACCCAAGTGGAGCTATTCGCGCGTGAGTTTCGCGACGAAGATCAACTCCGCCGAATTGTTGCCGACCTCTTCGGGAAAATGGGGCACTCTCGCGTTCGCATTACTCACAGCAGCGGCGAAAAGGGCAAGGACATCGTCTTCTACAGTGAAGGTCCTTTAGGAGAGCGACGCCTCTTCGCCTGTGTGGTCAAGAATCAACCAATCACCGGACGCTCCGATGACCATCGCAATGGTGCACCCTCTTTGGTGGGCGAGGTCCAGACGGTAGCGAACCAGATTCAATCTTCGTTTTCTGAACCTCTGGCGGATGGCCGTGGCAATGACGAATGGGTTGATTCGGTGTACGTCATCTGCCCTCACGAGTGCTCGATCTCCACAATAGATTCGGTAAAGACGCGACTACAAAGGAGCGGTCAGATTACTTTTATCTGCGGCTCCCAGCTAATGGGGTTATTTGTCAAGTATTGGCCAGAATTTCTTTGGTTTGAGTCGAGTATCCTAGTCTCCTATCTGAGCGCCCTCCGAAAAGGACTCGATGAAGACTATGCGCTAGCAAATCTGATCTTGAAGAATCCTTATTTAGGAGAATCGCCGGCATCCTGGGCCGACCTTTATGTTGAACCTCGATTTCATCGAGAGTTGAGGCTGTTTGGGCTTCGTCAAGATTTTAAACTGAGCCTCGACGTGCTATCTGGCCCCCAACGCCTGTCCAACGTCAAGTCGTTCAAATTTACGGCTTCCCGCATCTCCTCCGTTCTTGCGACCTCCCCAATGTGGACGGAGAATGCTGATGTCTTCGTGCAACTTGGCAAGCAGATCGGAAGCCTTGCCGATGAAATCGCAGCGCTCTGGAAAAAACGATACAAAGACTATTTTTCAAAGTTGCAAAGCGATGCCAGGCAGAGAAGGAACCGCAGTTCAGGCTTTGCCGTTTCAGGTGCATTCATAGATCCGAACAACGTCCTTCCTTCCGAACAGGAGGTAATCGTTGAACTACGCCCCCCGGAAGAGCTGCTCACGCGGGCAGACGAACTTCGTTTCGCCGTAGATAATGCCATGGATCAACTCCGGACGCAGACGTCCATTGCCGCACGTTTCGCGGACACACCGAAGCCTGATAATGCAGCCGCACTGGGAAGCGCAGACTTCCTTACATACTGTCGGGTAGCAGAAACCGCCGCACTTATACCCCAGGCGTTTTCCGAATCCGCAGTGTCGCAAATGCTTATCTTCGACGAAGCGCTACTGGAACAGTTCGCCGGATCGGTCCTGATTACCGGCGCGGCTGGATATGGAAAAACTACATTTTGCCGCTGGCATGCAATTCATGATGCCAACAGGCTAGTCCAGAAGCAGACCTCAGCTTTGCCTGTGTACCGAGCTCTTCATCCACTCTCCCGCGGTAAGCTCGGCACGTTCGAAGAGGTCTTTTTCCCTGAAGAAGAGCTCAAGAAGCTCATCCAGCAACAGTCTGCGGGGCAATCTCCATTTAGCCATATTCGGCTATACCTCGACGGGCTCGACGAGATCACATCGGTGGAGCGGCAAGATCAAATCGTGCGCCTCGCGCAACAGGCGGCGTCGCAATGGAGCTTTGTCCAGGTCATCTTGACTGCACGCGATCATGTAAATAATCCAGCGCTCTCTTGGCTTCCTCGCATTCGCCTTTCCGAATTGAATGACGATAAAATTCGTTCCTTGGCATCCCGATGGCTAGGAGAAGATGAGGTACCGTTATTCTTTCAACGCTTGCAGGAAAGCGGCAACATCACAGACCTGATGCGAATTCCGCTTCTCGCGACCTTAATCCTTGCTGTTTTTCGTAAGACAAAGTCTGTCCCTCCGAATAAGACACGGCTATACACCCTCTTTGTGGAGCTTCTTTGCGGGGGGTGGGACTTCTATAAGAACGTCCAACGCAGAAATACCGGGTTCGGCATGAGAGATAAAGAAGTAGTCTTAACCCGCTTGGCCGGAATGCTCCAACATGATCATAAGCGTGATGCCACGGAATCTGATTTCAAAGCCGCTATCAAAAATTCAATGAATGCCATTGCCCCAGAGTGGGAACAATTTTTGCAAGACACAATCGAAGATGGTCTCTTGCAGCGCATCAGTGGCATTCTCACTTACAGCCACCTTTCGTTTCAGGAGTTCCTCGCTTCGAGGGATCTTCGCGATCACATGGGCCAAAGACCCAAACAGGCCCTCGGCTGGTATCTCAAAGGCGACGACTGGTGGAAAGAAACACTCGCCTTTTACGTCACGCTCTTGGACCGACCGGGGGAGGTGGATGAATGGCTACTCAAGAGAGCTCTTGCTTCGTCAACTACCGTTCCCGACTTAGAAGATCGGGTTCAGTATCTGCGTAGAGCTATTAAATCTGCATTCCCGGCATATAACGAGACGAGCGCCTGCACTGGTCTCCTCTCTGAGCTTTCGCATAAAGCGCTAAAGTATGGAGCAGGTCGGACGCAAGACGAACCGACTTATGGACAGTGAGACGGTTGTTACTGGATGACTCACTCTAGGTATCACTCTGGTACTTCTGATCGCGATGGACGAATGCTGGCCGCGTACCCTCCAGCACGGTGATACTCAGAAGGTTCGTCGTTGGGTTCTCGATCGAACCCGTGGTGTACGTAACCTTGTTGCGATTGTTCTGTTTGTCCATCTGCGAATGAATGATCTGATCAGCGTCGCACACTACCGCCAAATTCGGGTTGTGCGTGACGACGATAACCTGACGCCGGCTTCTGGCTTCACGCAAACAGGCCACCAACATATCGTAGACCGTTTGGTTGTCCAGGTTGTCCTCCGGCTGATCGATGATGAGTGGAATATCACGGCGATCAATCAATAGGTAGAAGATCAACAGAAGGGTTCCGCGTTCACCTGGAGACAACTCATCGATGCTCTTACCGGCCCACTTGAGTTGGTATTTCGGCACGAGGTACGACAGGCCGAAGATCGCATCGAGGAGCGCGGCGGGCTCAATACCTTGTCTGAGCTGTTCGTTGAGCGGGTACGAGCTGGGCGGCGTGAAACGAAAATCACTCTCGAAGCGAGCCATCAGTTCCAAACAAAACTTTGTGACCCCAGACGATGTTTGCAGATCCGCTTGTTCGATCAGTTGCTTGAGGGTTCGCTTACCATCCTCTACACCGCAAAAGGTTCCTTTCCGCCCCTGATTCACCTTGGCCAGAATCGTTTCTTCCCACCGTGAGGCGATGATGCTTGCATCGAACTCCATCTGAAACTGGCTCTTCGCGACTTGGTGGCTCATAATGAACAACTGGACAGGGTGGTAAAGCGCCCGGTAAATACCTACTGTCGCTTCAATCTGCGCAAAGATATCTTTGACCTTCTGAGTACGCTCTGTCCGCGCCGACGCCAGTTGCGTTGGCACGTCGTTCAACTCCTGAATCTGCGCCTCTACATACGCGAGTGTGTCCCGCGCCGTCGCTTCTCCGATGATTTCTGCGCGGCGTTCGGTCCAGGCGCGCAGCGCCTCAGTGTATTTCTGGTAGGCGCCATTAGGTGCATCAAGCTGCTGCGTGAGCGCATCGATCGCATCCTTCAGCGCTTTCAATTCAGCATTTGACGAAGCAATCTTGCCGTCCTCGTCTTCGAGTTGCTTGGTCGCACTGTCGCTTGCCGTCGTTACA
Coding sequences:
- a CDS encoding GlxA family transcriptional regulator; amino-acid sequence: MHKVGFIVFPGFSPINFAATSVFETANWQIGKPEYQLTLLSEDGGPIATSLGSQIQTVSFKRRAFDTIIVAGGIEPPIATQGLAKYLQSAIHRSQRIASICTGALVLAEAGLLDGRRATTHWNAAREMKRRYPRIAMEEDRIFIADGPLWTSAGMSAGLDLALAMVEKDLGVEIARAVARTLVVYHRRAGGQSQFSTLLDLDAQSDRIQTALTYAKKNLSSPLSVVGLAKAAFLSPRQFSRVFREETGRSPAQAIEQLRVESARLMMENGRFSAEEIARKNGFGNRERMRRSFQRAFGYSPQAIQRNIAVSMQ
- a CDS encoding VOC family protein, producing the protein MTSLSTPPASSPLASLKINHAAIRVPDFDEAVAWYADKLDFRSKQTVSVAGLSFGFLYPAGDDGFHFELMAGPGAAERPAYKDLHDSYNMSGWHHPGFSVDSVDAVINELKRRGVTVASEPHDVPAMGLRVAFFADPWGNLFEVIQSIAP
- a CDS encoding alpha/beta hydrolase, with the translated sequence MATSSPLTDTTFSSRRHTTHYWQAGPADGPLLILLHGWPEIGLVWRAQMEAFASEGWHCIAPDMRGYGGSTAPVTPDAYALKEIVEDMVELHDHLGGNPAIWVGHDLGSPVVGALAAHHSERSRGVVFISVPYIPEAFALSNLLPLVDRQLYPADQYPYGQWDYYRFYLTHFDRTVTDFDADIPASLAAIYRSGNPESVGNVYRSAMITRNGGWFGSAHRAPTVQPDDALWPSADFETLVGAFRITGFRPGNSWYLNDSINIAYAHEAPNGGRLRQPVLFINGDFDGLCDITHNRFGEPMRNACQDLTVTSRPSGHWLPLERKAEVTEAMRSWLKTKAL
- a CDS encoding alpha/beta fold hydrolase, whose product is MELKEYQIASNGISLHVTEIGDGPAVLFCHGFPDTAYTWRGQMNAVASSGYRAIAPDMRGYGRSSAPTDPTVYTPLHTAGDMVGLLDALKIPSAVIVGHDWGATHAWNAAMMRPDRFKAVFCLAVPYFPRGDVSVFERMRTTGHEDDFYMFEQMKPEADQIWADAAVTIPGMLYWASGSAPTDMRWNPLDPRRSLHRPAPGPLPSWVRPDYLAHNVTEFQRTGFHGALNYYRAAEFYFDLSAAWKGAKITQPSFYISGKADGLGALYPPAEKLRAGLPGLVGNLELENVGHWIQHEASAEVSEELVNFLRTVNPA
- a CDS encoding MarR family transcriptional regulator; amino-acid sequence: MPLDHVDRVVQQWKAERPEYDLAPVEIIGRAGRIMEHVDRALEAKFEEFQISRASFDVLAALRRNGNPYKMTQRDLMRGLFRTSGSMSLRIDALQKQGLVKRSPDSEDRRSVFVTLTAKGVALLEDAIPAHLENESSLVGGLNRAERAQLIALLRKWLVSLEEEVAHGRQLYLGMTLLDSRASTKMRRAVGLPDMPGLLVNKIAAGSRAEELGFRKGDLITSIERQAVTSLVDLRKILNRSEPKTKRVRVVRGVETLEFKLASSSI
- a CDS encoding IS91 family transposase — translated: MSRPTLEVADILRISGSSFVARHGSHLAPQHRKVMDAIVRCRTAALGGHRDRCSGCGHQAVSYNSCRNRHCPKCQSNARDRWLAARSAELLPVPYFHLVFTLPHELSVLVLQNKKLLYDLLFRSSAATLLEVARDPKHLRADIGLLSVLHTWGQNLQHHPHVHCVVPGGGLALDGSRWITASSRFFLPVRVLSRVFRGKFTAQLKQLLLQGKLQFHGSLQELASPDHFQRFLRRLFTKEWVVYAKPPFGGAEHVLHYLARYTHRVAISNHRLVSFKDDRVSFRWKDYAQASKQKVMTVSTDEFLRRFLTHVLPKGLVRIRHFGLFANRKRSASLLRCRLLLNAAAPSTQPAPTAQIKCPLCSEAMRVIERFTSLQLLAVPLRTAQIMPRLDSS